Proteins encoded in a region of the Magnetococcales bacterium genome:
- a CDS encoding transposase, which produces MDRFSKRFEQGLEKLAAGLLKKRGCRVHAKIMERLGRLKERYAYAAQHYKIEIAQDTETKHVSSITWCRHEAVKPIITHPGVYCLRTDQQQWDAATIWNTYTMLTDLESVFRSMKSELGLRPVYHQKGDRVDAHLFITILAYHLVHGIRYQLKAKGIDDSWERLRNRLSSQIRITITMTRQDGELVHLRKSSRAEPHQQAIYNALGLPHHPGKTLKMSPLPNSVKM; this is translated from the coding sequence TTGGATCGTTTTTCCAAACGGTTCGAACAAGGGCTGGAAAAACTGGCGGCTGGACTTCTCAAAAAGAGGGGATGCCGGGTACACGCCAAAATCATGGAGCGTCTGGGTCGATTGAAAGAAAGGTATGCTTACGCTGCCCAGCACTACAAAATCGAAATAGCCCAAGACACGGAAACTAAACATGTTTCAAGCATCACTTGGTGTCGCCATGAAGCAGTGAAACCGATCATTACCCATCCGGGTGTCTACTGCTTGCGTACCGATCAGCAACAATGGGATGCCGCCACGATCTGGAACACCTATACCATGTTGACCGACTTGGAATCGGTTTTTCGTAGCATGAAATCAGAGCTGGGTTTGCGTCCAGTCTACCACCAAAAGGGGGACCGGGTAGATGCCCATCTTTTCATCACCATCCTGGCCTATCATCTCGTTCATGGTATCCGTTACCAATTGAAAGCAAAAGGTATTGACGACTCATGGGAACGTTTGCGTAATCGCCTTTCCAGCCAAATCCGCATCACCATAACCATGACACGCCAAGATGGAGAGCTTGTCCATCTGAGAAAAAGCAGTCGAGCAGAACCCCACCAGCAGGCCATTTACAATGCTCTCGGTCTTCCCCATCACCCTGGCAAAACGCTGAAAATGTCTCCTCTCCCAAATTCAGTCAAGATGTAG
- a CDS encoding DNA alkylation repair protein, which produces MTGLLILVEQYARCKNAETRQQIVDFYIAHLDRVNNWDLVDLSAPKILGEHLLHHPHARGMLSIMAQSANLWERRVAVLATWPMLKQRQFAELLTLAEYLLRDTHDLMHKAVGWMLREAGKVDLDVLVKFLEKHAGAMPRTMLRYAIERLDSDRKQKFMGR; this is translated from the coding sequence TTGACCGGTTTGCTGATCCTGGTGGAACAGTACGCCAGGTGCAAAAATGCAGAAACCCGGCAACAAATTGTGGATTTTTATATTGCCCATCTGGACCGGGTCAACAATTGGGATCTGGTGGATCTTTCTGCGCCCAAAATTCTGGGAGAACACTTGCTGCACCATCCGCATGCCAGGGGGATGCTGTCGATCATGGCCCAATCTGCCAATCTCTGGGAAAGGCGTGTTGCCGTGCTGGCCACCTGGCCCATGCTCAAGCAGAGGCAATTTGCGGAATTGCTGACCCTGGCTGAATACCTCCTCCGCGATACCCACGACCTCATGCACAAGGCCGTGGGGTGGATGTTGCGGGAGGCCGGCAAGGTTGATCTTGATGTTTTGGTAAAATTTTTGGAAAAACATGCCGGGGCCATGCCACGGACCATGTTGCGTTATGCCATTGAGCGGCTGGATTCAGACCGCAAACAGAAATTCATGGGACGTTGA
- a CDS encoding type II/IV secretion system protein, whose amino-acid sequence MDLLFGHFLLKRWFRVRPYPGLEPKWQEPAWLQRGRHWLRDHLPQPAREEAEIKEVSPHQQAVRRLGDVLVEKGVITYDQLEIALAEQLRDNKPLGRLLVTLGFVTDKQLRDLLGEFFDQQSVDLTSGVVDPEAVNKVPKEFAKRHGVLPLTWNPDQQLLVVGMANTLDMATLDRLLARLPAGTTVETKLATENEVMEAIDAIYGFDLSLDGILREIESGEVDLESLPVDSAEFSHPMVRLVNALLTDAIKHEASDIHIGPMAGFVRIRYRLDGVLRQVRSLHRKFQAGLIVRLKVMAGMNIAESRIPQDGHFSFTLAGRTIDFRASIQPTIHGENIVLRVLDRANRIMGLDHLGLSQYNRERIDRIMERPEGIILVTGPTGSGKTTTLYSMLSTLNADESNIMTLEDPVEYPMKSVLQTSVNEAVRLDFVTGIRSMLRQDPDIILVGEIRDLETAQMALRAAMTGHQVYSTLHTNSALGAIPRLLNIGLPPDMLASNIIGIVAQRLVRRLCKKCCTPQPVGPEERRQLSLPDSAEVTTLYRAAGCPACSGSGYKGRLSVMEIVIVDDDFDDLISRKATPGEFRQLARQKGIRTMTEDAIRHVLEGVTSLDEVSRILGHPPALLQSV is encoded by the coding sequence ATGGATCTGCTCTTTGGCCACTTTCTGCTGAAGAGATGGTTCCGGGTTCGTCCCTATCCAGGTCTGGAACCGAAATGGCAGGAACCTGCCTGGTTGCAACGAGGCCGTCACTGGCTGCGGGACCATCTGCCGCAACCGGCCAGAGAAGAGGCTGAAATCAAGGAGGTTTCGCCGCATCAGCAGGCGGTGCGCCGGTTGGGGGATGTCCTGGTGGAAAAGGGGGTCATCACCTACGACCAACTGGAAATCGCCCTTGCCGAACAACTGCGGGACAACAAACCCCTGGGCCGGCTGCTCGTGACTTTGGGCTTTGTCACCGACAAGCAGTTGCGGGATCTGCTGGGTGAATTTTTTGACCAGCAGAGCGTGGATTTGACCTCCGGGGTGGTGGATCCGGAAGCGGTCAACAAGGTACCCAAGGAGTTTGCCAAACGCCATGGGGTGTTGCCCCTGACCTGGAATCCCGACCAGCAACTGCTCGTGGTGGGAATGGCCAACACCCTGGATATGGCCACCCTCGACCGGCTGCTGGCACGGCTTCCCGCCGGAACCACGGTCGAAACAAAACTGGCCACGGAAAACGAGGTCATGGAAGCCATCGATGCGATCTATGGTTTTGATCTGTCGCTGGATGGCATTCTGCGGGAAATCGAGAGCGGCGAGGTGGACCTGGAGAGTCTGCCGGTTGATTCCGCCGAGTTCAGTCATCCCATGGTACGCCTGGTCAATGCCCTGTTGACCGATGCGATCAAACACGAAGCCTCGGACATTCACATCGGACCCATGGCCGGTTTTGTGCGAATCCGGTATCGACTCGATGGGGTGTTGCGTCAGGTGCGCAGTCTGCACCGCAAGTTTCAGGCTGGCCTGATTGTGCGGCTCAAAGTGATGGCGGGCATGAATATTGCCGAGAGCCGGATTCCCCAGGATGGGCATTTTTCCTTTACCCTGGCCGGTCGCACCATTGATTTTCGAGCCTCGATTCAGCCGACGATCCACGGAGAAAACATTGTCCTGCGGGTCCTGGACCGGGCCAACCGGATCATGGGCCTGGATCATCTGGGGCTGTCACAATACAATCGCGAACGCATCGACCGGATCATGGAACGCCCCGAAGGGATCATCCTGGTCACCGGTCCGACAGGCAGCGGCAAGACCACCACCCTCTATTCGATGCTCTCCACCTTGAATGCCGACGAGAGCAACATCATGACCCTGGAAGATCCGGTCGAATATCCGATGAAATCGGTCCTGCAAACCTCGGTCAACGAGGCCGTCAGACTGGATTTCGTCACCGGCATCCGCTCCATGCTGCGCCAGGATCCGGATATCATTCTGGTGGGGGAAATCCGGGATCTGGAGACCGCCCAGATGGCCCTGCGGGCCGCCATGACCGGGCATCAGGTCTACAGCACCCTGCATACCAATTCCGCCCTGGGAGCCATCCCCCGCCTGTTGAACATTGGTCTACCACCGGACATGCTGGCCAGCAACATCATCGGCATCGTGGCCCAACGTCTGGTCAGGCGTCTGTGCAAAAAATGTTGCACGCCCCAACCTGTCGGCCCCGAAGAACGTCGGCAGCTCTCCCTGCCGGACTCTGCCGAGGTGACCACCCTCTACCGGGCCGCCGGGTGTCCAGCCTGTAGCGGCTCCGGCTACAAGGGGCGTTTGAGTGTCATGGAAATTGTCATTGTGGATGATGATTTTGATGACCTGATCTCGCGCAAGGCCACCCCGGGAGAGTTTCGCCAACTGGCACGGCAAAAGGGAATTCGCACCATGACGGAAGATGCCATCCGCCACGTACTGGAAGGGGTCACCAGCCTGGACGAGGTCAGCCGTATCCTCGGTCATCCACCGGCTTTGCTTCAGAGTGTTTGA
- a CDS encoding type II secretion system F family protein, producing the protein MPNYSYRTTDQNGKIRQGRMEAANLDDLEFRLDRLGLMLISHKVIGEKAQGKSLFRRSGVGRKEILLFCFHMEQLTRAGVPILEGLTGFRDGVENPRLKEVAVSLVEDIEGGKTLSDALGAHPQLFSSIFVQLIRMGERTGQLDTIFKNLADSLKWEDELMAQAKKVMIYPTVVGLVVAGLVFFLMIFLVPQLMEFITGMGEEPPLHTLALIATSNFMVAWWPVLVSLPVGAIAAIKFFRRVSKGFRRGHDAFKLRIWLFGPLNRKIILVRFSNAFALMYKAGITVLECIRICEGLVGNLAVQEALEQARQHVSDGKDITGSFGEVGIFPPLVLRMLHVGESTGGLDISLRNVSYFLDREVKETIGRLETMIEPTLTLILAFILGWVILSVLGPIYNIIAKL; encoded by the coding sequence ATGCCCAATTATTCATACCGGACGACCGATCAGAATGGCAAAATCCGCCAGGGGCGGATGGAAGCTGCCAATCTGGACGATCTGGAGTTTCGCCTGGACCGTCTGGGCCTGATGCTGATCAGTCACAAGGTGATTGGCGAAAAGGCCCAGGGCAAAAGCCTGTTCCGGCGTTCCGGGGTGGGGCGCAAGGAAATCCTGCTCTTTTGCTTTCACATGGAGCAGTTGACCCGTGCCGGGGTTCCCATTCTGGAAGGATTGACCGGATTTCGGGATGGGGTCGAAAATCCGCGCCTCAAAGAGGTGGCCGTCTCTCTGGTGGAAGACATCGAGGGGGGAAAAACCCTGTCGGACGCCTTGGGTGCCCATCCACAGTTGTTCAGCAGCATTTTTGTGCAATTGATCCGCATGGGAGAACGCACGGGACAACTGGATACCATTTTCAAAAACCTGGCCGACTCCCTGAAGTGGGAAGACGAGCTGATGGCACAGGCCAAAAAGGTGATGATCTACCCCACCGTGGTGGGTCTGGTGGTTGCGGGTCTCGTATTTTTTCTGATGATCTTTCTGGTCCCGCAACTGATGGAATTCATCACCGGCATGGGGGAAGAACCTCCTCTGCATACCCTGGCCCTGATTGCCACCTCCAACTTCATGGTCGCCTGGTGGCCGGTATTGGTCTCGCTCCCGGTCGGAGCCATTGCGGCCATTAAATTTTTCCGCAGAGTCAGCAAGGGGTTCCGCCGGGGACATGACGCATTCAAGCTGAGAATATGGTTGTTCGGTCCTCTCAACCGGAAGATCATCCTGGTGCGTTTTTCCAATGCCTTTGCCCTGATGTACAAGGCCGGCATCACGGTCCTGGAGTGCATTCGCATCTGCGAGGGGTTGGTGGGCAATCTGGCGGTTCAAGAGGCCCTGGAGCAGGCGCGGCAACATGTTTCCGATGGCAAGGACATCACGGGCAGTTTTGGCGAAGTGGGCATTTTTCCACCCCTGGTGTTGCGCATGTTGCATGTCGGCGAAAGCACGGGTGGCCTCGATATTTCCCTGCGCAATGTGAGCTATTTTCTGGACCGGGAGGTCAAGGAGACCATCGGGCGTCTGGAAACCATGATCGAACCGACCCTGACCCTGATCCTGGCCTTTATTCTGGGGTGGGTGATCCTGTCGGTATTGGGACCCATTTATAATATTATTGCCAAATTGTAA
- a CDS encoding type II secretion system protein — protein sequence MEPISSFQAGRHLFRAIWRRIRGFSLIEISVAIAVVGLVGGSAVVTVNMQREKTQRDKTNISLERIKEAVKWYAVAQGYLPCPDTDFDGVENVTGGACDQQFGLLPSVDLGLQSPDPAGNRIAYYDPWGNPFTYHVSQFYSNSNSPIRGTTNGDLTVLSRNPDGSNTTLGSVYPVVVVSHGRNGYGHYKRNTMSLERDPVDPSTISNPAERENANDDNTYMVGTGDDIVFWLSSLNLKNEMTTAGVTLSTVTTTSTTTSTPTTSTAPTTTTSAPTTTTSISTSTTSVPTTTTSIETTTSTTTSTSVATTSTSTSTSTSTSTSTSTSTSVPTTTSSISTTTSVPTTTTSAPTTTTSAPTTTTSVPTTTTSVATTTTSVPTTTTSASTTTTSVPTTTTSVPTTTTSASTTSTTSVSTTSTSSVAASAGLLFTGSNYNCFGNRPTSMNSSTGDARFVRGDSARADNPCLVLPAANPTYFFTSFTASAGLTGTNEIEIRPENGFGSITCRFSFTSAGTSSCSGYSITITKSSAASGTIKVNFGNKNMSSLSRLEIKINDLSSSYIDFKYMCIGTCGQ from the coding sequence ATGGAGCCGATCTCCTCATTCCAAGCCGGGCGTCATCTTTTCCGGGCCATCTGGCGGCGGATTCGCGGCTTTTCGCTGATTGAAATTTCCGTGGCGATTGCCGTTGTCGGTCTGGTGGGAGGATCGGCGGTGGTGACCGTAAACATGCAACGGGAAAAAACCCAACGGGACAAAACCAACATTTCACTGGAACGGATCAAAGAGGCTGTGAAATGGTATGCGGTGGCGCAGGGCTACCTGCCCTGTCCGGATACCGATTTCGATGGGGTGGAAAATGTCACCGGCGGGGCTTGTGACCAGCAGTTTGGCTTGCTGCCATCTGTAGACCTGGGTTTGCAATCTCCGGATCCAGCAGGCAATCGGATTGCATATTATGATCCCTGGGGCAATCCGTTTACCTATCATGTGTCGCAGTTTTACAGTAACAGCAACTCGCCCATCAGGGGAACGACCAATGGGGATTTGACAGTTTTGAGCCGAAATCCCGACGGAAGCAACACCACCCTGGGAAGTGTCTATCCGGTGGTGGTGGTTTCGCATGGACGGAACGGCTACGGTCACTACAAACGCAACACCATGTCTTTGGAACGGGATCCTGTAGACCCCAGCACCATCAGCAACCCAGCCGAGCGGGAAAATGCCAATGATGACAATACATACATGGTTGGCACCGGCGATGATATTGTGTTCTGGTTGTCATCCCTGAATCTGAAAAATGAAATGACTACGGCGGGAGTTACCCTCTCTACGGTGACAACGACTTCGACAACGACTTCGACGCCGACGACATCGACGGCTCCAACGACCACCACGTCGGCTCCAACGACCACCACGTCGATTTCAACGTCCACCACTTCGGTCCCAACGACCACCACGTCAATTGAAACAACCACGTCCACAACCACATCGACATCCGTAGCAACGACATCGACTTCAACTTCGACTTCGACTTCGACTTCGACTTCAACTTCGACTTCAACATCCGTGCCGACGACGACCTCGTCAATTTCGACCACCACATCGGTGCCAACGACCACCACATCGGCCCCAACAACCACCACATCGGCTCCAACGACCACCACATCGGTCCCAACAACCACCACATCGGTTGCGACGACCACCACATCGGTGCCAACGACCACCACGTCGGCCTCAACGACCACCACGTCGGTCCCAACAACCACCACCTCCGTGCCAACGACCACCACGTCGGCATCAACGACCAGCACCACGTCGGTATCGACCACATCCACATCCAGCGTTGCGGCGTCTGCCGGACTGCTCTTTACCGGCAGCAACTACAACTGTTTCGGTAACAGACCCACCAGCATGAACTCCTCGACCGGGGATGCCCGGTTTGTGAGAGGAGACAGTGCCAGGGCCGACAATCCCTGTCTTGTCTTGCCTGCGGCCAATCCGACGTATTTCTTTACCAGCTTTACAGCATCCGCAGGCCTGACTGGAACCAACGAAATTGAAATCCGGCCCGAGAATGGTTTTGGTTCCATCACCTGCCGGTTCAGTTTCACCAGTGCCGGAACAAGCAGTTGCAGCGGATATTCAATCACCATCACCAAATCTTCCGCTGCATCCGGGACGATCAAGGTCAACTTCGGAAACAAAAACATGTCCAGTTTGAGCAGGCTGGAAATCAAGATCAACGATCTGAGTTCCAGCTATATTGATTTCAAATACATGTGCATCGGAACCTGCGGTCAGTAA
- a CDS encoding prepilin-type N-terminal cleavage/methylation domain-containing protein gives MKINNNKDGGFSLIEIAIVLVIIGLLIGGVLKGQAMVKNSKIKRIATDTQSTQGAVNSYMDSYWFLPGDDSGAATRWAIAPTAGNGDGVIAGLFVPAAPAANETALAWDHLYCEGLVKGSCVAGGTAVANPINPVGGPTGIADGRALAVLGMPQKVVCMESMPSEYAMIYDQQFDDGVGNTGSIRGSQNGETAATPGTAQAYAVGQVIHICTGF, from the coding sequence ATGAAAATCAATAATAATAAAGATGGCGGTTTCAGTCTGATTGAAATTGCCATCGTTCTGGTGATCATCGGTCTGTTGATCGGCGGCGTCCTCAAAGGCCAGGCCATGGTCAAAAATTCCAAGATCAAGCGCATCGCCACGGATACCCAAAGCACCCAGGGTGCCGTCAACTCCTACATGGATTCCTACTGGTTCCTGCCGGGTGATGACTCCGGTGCCGCCACCCGTTGGGCAATAGCTCCCACAGCCGGCAATGGAGATGGTGTCATCGCCGGACTTTTTGTTCCTGCCGCGCCAGCCGCAAACGAAACTGCACTGGCCTGGGACCACCTCTACTGCGAGGGTCTGGTGAAAGGGTCGTGCGTGGCAGGCGGGACTGCGGTAGCCAATCCCATCAACCCTGTCGGAGGTCCTACAGGTATTGCTGATGGTCGTGCATTAGCCGTTCTGGGTATGCCCCAAAAAGTAGTCTGCATGGAGAGTATGCCCTCCGAGTATGCCATGATCTATGATCAGCAATTCGATGATGGTGTCGGTAATACCGGGAGTATCCGGGGAAGTCAAAATGGGGAGACTGCCGCAACTCCTGGCACGGCTCAAGCCTATGCCGTGGGCCAAGTGATCCATATTTGTACCGGTTTCTGA
- a CDS encoding ABC transporter ATP-binding protein — protein MAMDAFDIVDVTRRYGSLSVLAGLKLRVREGSSFGLVGGNGAGKTTLIKCILDLCRPDTGTIRIFGTASTRVEARRRVAYLPERFLPPSHLQGREFLASMILLHGQSVSRTRMEETVAALDMDPSALRKPVHTLSKGMTQKLGLAACLLSGKDLLVLDEPTSGLDPLARALFKEQLRERQRQGHTLFINTHILADVENLCDTMAILHHGRLLFLGTPTRCREQFGGDSLENAYLNAVRTLGQAA, from the coding sequence ATGGCAATGGACGCATTTGACATTGTGGATGTGACCAGGCGCTACGGGTCTCTCTCGGTGTTGGCAGGATTGAAACTGCGAGTCCGTGAGGGAAGTTCATTCGGCCTTGTGGGCGGCAACGGTGCCGGCAAGACCACACTCATCAAATGCATCCTGGATCTCTGCCGCCCGGATACCGGAACCATCCGGATTTTTGGCACGGCTTCCACCCGGGTCGAGGCACGGCGACGAGTCGCCTATCTGCCGGAACGTTTTCTCCCGCCCAGTCACCTCCAGGGTCGGGAGTTTCTCGCCAGCATGATTCTCCTGCATGGCCAGTCCGTAAGCCGGACCAGGATGGAAGAGACCGTCGCCGCCCTGGATATGGACCCTTCCGCCTTGCGCAAGCCCGTCCACACCCTCTCCAAGGGGATGACCCAAAAGCTGGGCCTGGCTGCCTGCCTGTTGAGCGGCAAGGATCTTCTGGTCCTGGATGAACCCACCTCCGGGCTGGATCCCCTTGCCCGTGCCCTGTTCAAGGAGCAACTCCGGGAACGGCAGCGTCAAGGGCATACCCTGTTCATCAATACCCACATTCTGGCCGATGTGGAAAACCTGTGCGACACCATGGCCATTCTCCACCATGGCCGGTTGCTTTTCCTGGGAACCCCCACCCGGTGCCGGGAACAATTCGGTGGCGATTCCCTGGAAAATGCCTACCTCAATGCCGTGCGCACCCTGGGTCAGGCAGCTTGA
- a CDS encoding radical SAM protein, giving the protein MTGISPFSRRLGLAMDILRANLVDRAFPYKLTFAVTDRCNARCALCGIWNKSTQSSELATDEIISFLTRNAHFSWIDLTGGELTERPDALEIVQAVIRHQHRLFHLHIPTNGLDLPGITTLVRTVLALSPPLFTLTISLDGPPALHDRLRGRPGTWEACLRLYAALRPLCHAGFRIFFGYTLSHLNAGAFPATVRAAQERLPGLAIQDFHLNLAHSSAHYYDNTRREWPPFPREQYLQDLTWFRQHRPARFLDPVSVLENRFLRLAPIFLDQGKNPVPCQALASSVFLGPSGTVYPCTIWNRPLGEIRNHDYHLAPILAACRSVRTAIQTGECPQCWSPCEAYPSLLAQGFLYNGR; this is encoded by the coding sequence ATGACCGGTATCTCTCCTTTCTCGCGCCGCCTGGGTTTGGCCATGGACATTCTCCGGGCCAATCTGGTTGACCGAGCCTTTCCCTATAAATTGACCTTTGCCGTCACCGACCGCTGCAATGCCCGTTGTGCCCTCTGCGGCATCTGGAATAAATCGACCCAATCCAGCGAGTTGGCCACGGATGAAATCATCTCCTTCCTGACCCGCAATGCTCATTTTTCCTGGATTGATCTCACCGGCGGTGAACTGACGGAACGCCCCGATGCCCTGGAGATTGTTCAGGCTGTCATCCGGCACCAACACCGCCTGTTTCATCTGCATATTCCCACCAACGGTCTGGACCTGCCCGGCATCACCACCCTGGTTCGGACCGTATTGGCCCTGTCTCCGCCTCTTTTTACCCTCACCATCAGCCTGGATGGTCCACCGGCATTGCACGACCGGCTGCGCGGACGCCCTGGCACCTGGGAAGCCTGCCTGCGCCTTTATGCCGCATTGCGCCCCTTGTGCCACGCCGGGTTCCGTATATTTTTCGGTTACACCCTCTCCCATCTGAATGCCGGCGCGTTTCCAGCCACGGTTCGGGCGGCGCAGGAACGTTTGCCGGGCCTCGCCATCCAGGACTTTCACCTGAACCTGGCCCACAGCTCCGCCCATTACTATGACAACACGCGCCGGGAGTGGCCCCCGTTCCCCAGAGAACAATACCTCCAGGATCTGACCTGGTTCCGGCAACACCGACCCGCCCGCTTTCTGGATCCGGTCTCCGTGCTGGAAAACCGCTTCTTGCGCCTGGCCCCGATATTTCTCGATCAGGGAAAAAATCCCGTTCCCTGCCAGGCCCTGGCCAGTTCGGTCTTTCTGGGACCCTCGGGTACGGTCTATCCCTGCACCATCTGGAACCGGCCCCTGGGTGAAATCCGGAATCATGACTATCATTTGGCCCCCATTCTGGCTGCATGCCGCTCCGTCCGCACCGCCATCCAGACCGGAGAGTGTCCCCAATGCTGGAGTCCGTGCGAGGCATATCCCTCGCTGTTGGCGCAAGGGTTCCTGTACAATGGCCGTTGA
- a CDS encoding glycosyltransferase gives MADPHDTSDLTIVIPAKNEAATIVEIVQRCQCFATRILVLDGRSTDGTGDKAAAAGAQVITVTRNGKGSAIREAIHHITTPLVVFIDADGSHVVEDIPQLVAPLREGRADHVHASRLIGGSSELHGSFSEFFRLAGSAFITACINWRFKACLSESQNGFRALTMDLLRQLDLQETITTIEQEMVIKTLHRRARLLEIPSHEHKRRYGESNIRLWRVAFRYVYSLIKYMFFK, from the coding sequence ATGGCCGACCCTCACGACACCTCTGACCTGACCATTGTCATCCCCGCCAAAAACGAGGCCGCCACCATCGTGGAAATTGTTCAAAGATGCCAATGTTTTGCAACCAGAATTCTGGTCCTGGATGGCCGTTCCACCGACGGCACCGGTGACAAAGCCGCCGCCGCCGGTGCCCAGGTGATCACCGTGACCCGCAACGGCAAGGGATCCGCCATCCGGGAAGCGATTCACCACATCACCACTCCCCTGGTGGTCTTCATCGATGCCGATGGCTCTCATGTCGTGGAAGACATTCCCCAACTGGTGGCCCCTCTCCGGGAGGGACGCGCCGATCATGTCCACGCCTCACGCCTGATCGGCGGCTCCAGTGAACTCCACGGCTCCTTCAGCGAATTTTTCCGACTGGCCGGCAGCGCCTTCATCACCGCCTGCATCAACTGGCGTTTCAAGGCCTGCCTGAGCGAAAGCCAGAACGGCTTTCGTGCCCTGACCATGGATTTATTGCGACAATTGGATTTGCAGGAGACCATCACCACCATCGAGCAGGAAATGGTGATCAAAACCCTGCACCGCCGCGCCCGCTTGCTGGAAATTCCCAGCCATGAACATAAACGGCGCTACGGTGAGTCCAACATTCGCCTGTGGCGCGTGGCGTTCCGTTACGTCTATTCTTTAATCAAATACATGTTTTTCAAGTAA